In Salvelinus sp. IW2-2015 unplaced genomic scaffold, ASM291031v2 Un_scaffold7860, whole genome shotgun sequence, a genomic segment contains:
- the LOC139027169 gene encoding ribosome-binding protein 1-like, with product MTRAKWGERSVGPTTAGAQEAQPGKAGHGGKEAKETQVGRASKPREAGGSVGSGREAEGKDGEGQSNARRAEGTRQKTGESESRETAAGEPGRTSDRKKRNPAEGAQEGNGPKPARTGTRDRAGRCEAAQTKRRDTRPARGDPAAKRATETKKGAGEKRAGGTGGEGSRAAEGKAVPEETARRRQAQQERQSRREQRKVRVKNTRRGARRRGQVRRTGRGREGTGSAERNIRTGAGGPGETSQDKKRRGTENEDGANKQTGKGTGVRRQAEKSSKGKKRRSRRRRGAATGREGGRGGARPYAEEEGEAETGGKRKNGQEPRGTDACGPLAKTRKRQNAKGGGKERKSKPAGKHTGRDKRKRHAGKPANEAEQKAVAAKEKGRRSERVHNRKQRG from the exons ATGACGAGGGCCAAATGGGGCGAGCGGAGCGTGGGACCTACCACGGCAGGAGCACAAGAAGCACAGCCGGGGAAGGCAGGGCATGGAGGAaaagaggcgaaagaaacgcaggTGGGACGAGCCTCGAAGCCGAGGGAGGCAGGTGGAAGTGTGGGAAGCGGCAGGGAAGCCGAAGGGAAGGACGGAGAAGGACAAAGCAACGCAAGGAGG GCGGAAGGGACGAGGCAGAAGACGGGCGAGAGCGAAAGCCGGGAGACCGCAGCAGGAGAGCCCGGGAGGACGAGCGACAGAAAGAAGCGGAACCCGGCAGAAGGAGCACAGGAGGGAAACGGGCCAAAACCAGCGAGGACGGGCACCCGCGACAGAGCCGGGCGATGCGAAGCGGCACAGACCAAGCGCCGGGACACGAGGCCTGCCCGGGGCGACCCGGCGGCGAAACGTGCCACAGAGACCAAAAAGGGGGCGGGCGAAAAGCGGGCAGGGGGAACCGGTGGAGAGGGCAGCAGGGCAGCGGAAGGAAAAGCGGTCCCAGAGGAAACGGCCCGGCGACGCCAGGCCCAGCAAGAGAGGCAGAGTCGCCGGGAACAGAGGAAAGTGAGAGTGAAAAACACCCGAAGAGGAGCGAGACGGCGGGGACAGGTGCGACGAACGGGAAGAGGACGAGAGGGGACGGGCTCTGCAGAACGAAACATCCGCACCGGAGCAGGAGGACCGGGCGAAACGTCGCAAGACAAAAAGAGGAGGGGGACAGAAAACGAAGACGGAGCGAACAAGCAAACAGGGAAGGGAACGGGAGTCCGGAGGCAGGCGGAGAAGAGCAGcaaagggaagaagaggagatcGAGGCGACGGCGGGGCGCCGCAACAGGGCGAGAGGGGGGGCGTGGGGGCGCGAGGCCATACgcagaggaggagggtgaggccGAAACGGGGGGAAAGCGGAAAAACGGGCAGGAACCGCGCGGGACCGACGCGTGCGGCCCACTGGCCAAGACCAGGAAAAGGCAGAACGCCAAgggggggggaaaggagaggaaaagcaAACCGGCAGGAAAGCACACAGGAAGAGACAAGAGAAAGCGACAC